The following coding sequences lie in one Paraburkholderia largidicola genomic window:
- a CDS encoding phosphatase PAP2 family protein, with translation MNSFDSSIETYLSNIHFSHFATRTIEAIADLYTFKGLVLIPVLWWMWFRQGERREWRREMVLATLISGIVALFVGRLLTHWLPFRVRPIYSTELHLQFAGSNIKDALLTKWSSFPSDHAMLWMAVATGIFLVWRGIGVLAILYTVLFICVPRAYLGFHYPTDLLVGAAVGIGITYVMTRDAIRLRYATSALRWIEHRPGPSAMLAFILCLELVTQFDELRKLAAGVIENL, from the coding sequence ATGAATAGCTTTGATTCGTCTATTGAAACATATCTGTCCAACATCCATTTCAGTCATTTCGCCACCCGAACCATAGAAGCCATTGCGGACCTTTACACCTTCAAAGGTCTCGTACTCATTCCCGTGTTGTGGTGGATGTGGTTTCGGCAGGGCGAGCGCCGCGAATGGCGGCGAGAAATGGTGCTCGCAACGCTTATCAGTGGAATCGTGGCACTCTTCGTCGGAAGACTGCTGACCCACTGGTTGCCGTTCAGAGTCCGTCCCATCTATAGCACCGAACTGCATCTGCAGTTTGCAGGTAGCAATATCAAGGACGCACTGCTGACGAAATGGAGTTCCTTTCCAAGCGATCACGCGATGCTATGGATGGCGGTCGCTACCGGCATCTTCCTTGTGTGGCGTGGCATCGGTGTGCTGGCGATTCTCTATACCGTGCTGTTCATCTGCGTCCCGCGTGCCTATCTCGGCTTTCACTACCCAACCGATTTGCTGGTGGGCGCCGCTGTGGGAATCGGCATTACCTATGTCATGACGCGAGATGCGATCCGCCTGCGCTATGCGACTTCGGCACTGCGATGGATCGAACATCGCCCGGGGCCTTCAGCAATGCTCGCCTTTATTCTGTGCCTCGAACTCGTTACGCAGTTCGACGAACTGCGCAAGCTGGCCGCTGGTGTCATCGAAAACCTATGA
- a CDS encoding DUF4148 domain-containing protein, with product MKTLVHAVCAVAVIAVPIASLAQSDGAMSRAQVEAEITQLQQAGYNPANANTVDFPVNLQATNTSAPGQGSGYGPGTNGSSQMGRPAITSTSGMKPVFFGGS from the coding sequence ATGAAGACCTTAGTCCACGCAGTTTGTGCGGTCGCCGTGATTGCTGTGCCAATTGCATCGTTGGCGCAGTCGGACGGGGCGATGTCCCGCGCGCAAGTGGAAGCAGAGATCACTCAGCTTCAGCAAGCCGGCTACAACCCGGCCAATGCGAATACCGTCGATTTTCCTGTCAATCTGCAGGCCACTAACACAAGTGCCCCAGGTCAAGGCAGCGGCTACGGCCCGGGGACCAACGGTTCGTCGCAGATGGGCCGTCCGGCCATCACGAGTACGAGCGGGATGAAGCCCGTGTTCTTTGGTGGGTCGTAA